A single window of Hippocampus zosterae strain Florida chromosome 15, ASM2543408v3, whole genome shotgun sequence DNA harbors:
- the LOC127587604 gene encoding trichohyalin-like isoform X6: MGPENERQSQPPGCSSSARLGVTLTCADFEGSREASKTIWTNTGLNRTPQVEVHCPCKAGDNNKGFGSFVKRLMDAEAAIVSAAAQLLSFKDILKDAPSSAVNRQHTVKHRKLLLQKMEDFRQINQAVRQRLNQLLDEETDRLDASTKIDGLLNKILQIERENQLLKGDLGVTQRRAEELMYLQQKEQENIKSALNIAKSAEGTRARIQGQLRNKEAENNRLTVQVRTLERTLTQHKAELDDLKASMAALIEQTSQEKEALKKASRVHKQKAERFEATLEKSLTQLQDKDAQLSYLQVKIDTWKREMEQLTEENHKLTTHVELLQKQGITISMKMQKDMEKQAVMVKEREREWEERVRQREKERIKGKEAWAEEREKEQMEWETRVKELEDRMKERKEQEHREREWVKEREAREKELEDRMKERKEQEHKEREWVKEREAREKELEDRMKERKEQEYRERKWAKGREARERELEDRMKERKEQEHKEREWVKEREEREKELEDRMKERKEQEHKEREWVKEREAREKELEDKVKERKEQENKEREWLKEREVREKELDGKMKERKEQDHMEREWVKGKEPREKELEDRMKERKEQENKEREWSKEREAREKEFEDRIKERKEQANKEKEWVKEREVMEKDLEDRMKERKEQEHKEREWEKERREWEDREKERSTGRAERERERRDWQKQYEEREKEWVREGERREMEKAREGTSNTREWQERRVEEVAETSSGHGGMAHQLERFKVQKEHDSGSYAMFKLEKQLAECEAALVQEKSEKDRIVEQIQKKLEKQRAEYEAALDQEKSVSSDKDCLIEQVQKKLEKQRAEYEAALDQEKSVSSDKDCLIEQVQKKLEKQLAECEAALVQEKSVSSEKDRVVEQVQKKLEKQLAEYEAALVQEKSEKDRVVEQIQKKLEKQLAECEAALVQEKSASSEKDRVVERVQKKLEKQRAEYEAALDQEKSVSSDKDCVIEQVQKKLEKRLAECEAALVQEKSEKDRTVKQIQKKLEKQLAECEAALVQEKNASSEKERTVEKVQKKLEKRLAECEAALVQEKSVSSEKDSTIEQVQKKVATLEAELSDAKLQYKNVSEELQKMQGEDSKAQQVRQELQGRVEELQHLPKTLKKTELRLLACQEKLQTSERKCSEQAEDITKLQFELQAQVNLVRSAVELRESADKTRSQVQEQVDRLQNTLEQLRQEKLDLERRLETQEQTLRHSSQLLEQRSTQCSELERQLEQRTFECKMLNQQLTQNSTDFLDFKEEVKNVKEQVLSKNEALQSTVNELRLLRQSKMKAEKHYEARVKELQLNLDQCESHKKSMQNYVDFLKNSYLMIFEDPISTFWSSAFVN; this comes from the exons ATGGGTCCCGAGAATGAACGGCAGAGTCAACCTCCTGGCTGCAGTTCCTCAGCCAGGCTGGGTGTGACACTGACTTGTGCAGACTTCGAAGGCTCTCGTGAAGCCTCAAAGACCATCTGGACGAACACTGGTCTCAACAGAACGCCACAGGTTGAGGTCCACTG TCCGTGTAAGGCAGGGGacaacaacaaagggtttgGATCATTCGTGAAGAGACTAATGGATGCCGAAGCTGCCATCGTCTCTGCAGCCGCACAGCTCCTGTCATTCAAAGACATTCTGAAG GATGCTCCGTCGTCTGCAGTCAACCGGCAGCACACGGTAAAGCACAGAAAACTCTTGCTCCAAAAAATGGAGGACTTTCGTCAAATTAACCAGGCTGTGCGCCAAAGACTGAACCAGCttctggatgaggag ACTGATCGCCTTGATGCGAGCACTAAGATTGATGGTTTGCTGAATAAGATCCTCCAGATTGAACGTGAaaatcag CTTTTAAAAGGTGACCTTGGTGTAACACAAAGAAGAGCGGAAGAGCTGATGTATCTGCAGCAAAAAGAACAG GAGAACATCAAGAGTGCTCTTAACATAGCTAAGTCTGCAGAAGGCACTCGCGCCCGTATACAGGGGCAGCTACGCAACAAGGAGGCGGAAAACAATCGATTGACTGTGCAAGTGCGG ACACTTGAGCGAACCCTAACTCAACACAAGGCAGAGCTAGATGACCTTAAAGCATCCATGGCGGCTCTGATAGAACAGACCTCGCAGGAGAAGGAGGCCCTCAAGAAGGCCTCACGTGTGCACAAGCAGAAAGCTGAGCGATTCGAGGCCACCCTTGAGAAAAGCTTGACTCAGCTGCAGGATAAG GACGCACAGCTGTCATATCTCCAAGTAAAGATAGACACGTGGAAGCGGGAGATGGAGCAACTGACTGAGGAGAACCACAAACTAACTACTCACGTGGAGTTACTGCAAAA GCAAGGAATCACCATCTCGATGAAGATGCAGAAGGACATGGAGAAGCAGGCGGTAATGGTgaaggagcgagagagagaatggGAGGAGAGGGTCAGGCAAAGGGAGAAAGAGAGGATCAAGGGAAAGGAGGCCTGGGCGGAGGAGAGGGAGAAGGAACAGATGGAATGGGAGACGAGGGTGAAGGAACTGGAGGACAGGATGAAGGAAAGGAAGGAGCAGGAGCACAGGGAGAGGGAATGGGTGAAGGAAAGGGAGGCGAGAGAGAAGGAATTGGAGGACAGGATGAAGGAAAGGAAGGAGCAGGAGCACAAGGAGAGGGAATGGGTGAAGGAAAGGGAGGCGAGAGAGAAGGAATTGGAGGACAGAATGAAGGAAAGGAAGGAGCAGGAGTACAGGGAGAGGAAATGGGCGAAGGGAAGGGAGGCAAGGGAGAGGGAATTGGAGGACAGAATGAAGGAAAGGAAGGAGCAGGAGCACAAGGAGAGGGAATGGGTGAAGGAACGGGAGGAGAGGGAGAAGGAATTGGAGGACAGGATGAAGGAAAGGAAGGAGCAGGAGCACAAGGAGAGGGAATGGGTGAAGGAACGGGAGGCGAGGGAGAAGGAATTGGAGGACAAGgtgaaggaaaggaaggaacAGGAGAACAAGGAGAGGGAATGGTTGAAGGAAAGGGAGGTGAGGGAGAAGGAATTAGATGGCAAAatgaaggaaaggaaggaacAGGATCACATGGAGAGGGAATGGGTGAAGGGAAAGGAGCCGAGGGAGAAGGAATTAGAGGACAGGatgaaggaaaggaaggaacAGGAGAACAAGGAGAGGGAATGGTCGAAGGAAAGGGAGGCAAGGGAGAAAGAATTTGAGGACAGGATTAAGGAAAGGAAGGAGCAGGCGAACAAGGAGAAGGAATGGGTAAAGGAAAGGGAGGTGATGGAAAAGGACTTGGAGGACAGGATGAAGGAAAGGAAGGAGCAGGAGCACAAGGAGAGAGAATGGGAGAAGGAAAGGAGGGAGTGGGAAGACAGAGAGAAGGAACGATCGACGGGAAGGGCAgaaagggagagggagaggagagATTGGCAGAAGCAATATGAGGAGAGGGAGAAGGAATGGGTGAGAGAGGGGGAAAGGAGGGAAATGGAGAAGGCGAGAGAGGGCACCTCCAACACGCGGGAGTGGCAAGAAAGGAGAGTGGAGGAAGTGGCGGAGACTTCCTCGGGACATGGCGGTATGGCGCATCAGCTTGAAAGATTCAAAGTGCAAAAGGAGCACGACAGCGGCAGTTATGCTATGTTCAAG TTGGAGAAGCAGCTCGCTGAATGTGAGGCAGCCCTGGTCCAAGAGAAGAGTGAGAAGGACCGCATCGTTGAACAGATTCAAAAGAAG TTGGAGAAGCAGCGTGCTGAATATGAGGCAGCCCTGGACCAAGAGAAGAGTGTGTCAAGTGACAAGGACTGTCTCATTGAACAGGTTCAAAAGAAG TTGGAGAAGCAGCGTGCTGAATATGAGGCAGCCCTGGACCAAGAGAAGAGTGTGTCAAGTGACAAGGACTGTCTCATTGAACAGGTTCAAAAGAAG TTGGAGAAGCAGCTTGCTGAATGTGAGGCAGCCCTGGTCCAAGAGAAGAGTGTATCGAGTGAGAAGGACCGCGTCGTTGAACAGGTTCAAAAGAAG TTGGAGAAGCAACTTGCTGAATATGAGGCAGCCCTGGTCCAAGAGAAGAGTGAGAAGGACCGTGTCGTTGAACAGATTCAAAAGAAG TTGGAGAAGCAACTGGCTGAATGTGAGGCAGCTCTGGTCCAAGAGAAGAGTGCGTCAAGTGAGAAGGACCGCGTCGTTGAACGGGTTCAAAAGAAG TTGGAGAAGCAGCGTGCTGAATATGAAGCAGCCCTGGACCAAGAGAAGAGTGTGTCGAGTGACAAGGACTGTGTCATTGAACAGGTTCAAAAGAAG TTGGAGAAGCGGCTTGCTGAATGTGAGGCAGCCCTGGTCCAAGAGAAGAGTGAGAAGGACCGCACCGTTAAACAGATTCAAAAGAAG TTGGAGAAGCAACTGGCTGAATGTGAGGCAGCTCTGGTCCAAGAGAAGAATGCGTCGAGTGAGAAGGAACGCACCGTTGAAAAGGTTCAAAAGAAG TTGGAGAAGCGGCTTGCTGAATGTGAGGCAGCCCTGGTCCAAGAGAAGAGTGTGTCAAGTGAGAAGGACAGCACCATTGAACAGGTTCAAAAGAAG GTTGCAACGCTGGAAGCAGAGTTGAGCGATGCGAAACTCCAATATAAAAATGTGTCAGAGGAGCTTCAGAAAATGCAAGGAGAAGACTCAAAAGCTCAACAG GTGAGGCAGGAGCTGCAGGGCCGCGTCGAAGAGCTGCAGCATTTGCCTAAAACGCTGAAAAAGACCGAGCTGAGGCTGCTCGCTTGCCAGGAGAAGCTACAAACCTCAGAGAGGAAGTGCTCAGAACAGGCGGAGGACATTACGAAGCTGCAGTTTGAG CTGCAGGCTCAAGTGAATTTGGTGAGATCGGCCGTGGAGCTGAGAGAGTCCGCTGACAAGACCCGTTCGCAAGTGCAAGAACAAGTagacaggctgcaaaa TACGCTGGAGCAGCTGCGCCAAGAGAAACTGGACTTGGAACGTAGGCTGGAGACCCAAGAGCAAACTCTTCGCCACAGCAGCCAGCTACTTGAGCAACGCTCTACGCAGTGCTCGGAGCTCGAACGCCAGCTAGAGCAACGGACGTTCGAATGCAAAATGCTCAACCAGCAGCTGACTCAAAACTCAACAGACTTTTTGGATTTCAAAGAAGAG gtgaaaaatgtcaaagagcAAGTTCTGTCTAAAAACGAGGCCCTTCAGAGCACTGTGAACGAACTGAGGCTTCTCCGTCAGAGCAAGATGAAG GCGGAGAAGCATTATGAGGCGCGTGTGAAAGAGCTGCAGCTCAACCTTGACCAGTGCGAAAGCCACAAGAAGAGCATGCAGAACTACGTGGACTTTCTCAAAAACTCTTACCTGATGATATTTGAAGATCCAATATCCACTTTTTGGTCTTCAGCGTTTGTGAACTGA
- the LOC127587604 gene encoding trichohyalin-like isoform X21, translating to MGPENERQSQPPGCSSSARLGVTLTCADFEGSREASKTIWTNTGLNRTPQVEVHCPCKAGDNNKGFGSFVKRLMDAEAAIVSAAAQLLSFKDILKDAPSSAVNRQHTVKHRKLLLQKMEDFRQINQAVRQRLNQLLDEETDRLDASTKIDGLLNKILQIERENQLLKGDLGVTQRRAEELMYLQQKEQENIKSALNIAKSAEGTRARIQGQLRNKEAENNRLTVQVRTLERTLTQHKAELDDLKASMAALIEQTSQEKEALKKASRVHKQKAERFEATLEKSLTQLQDKDAQLSYLQVKIDTWKREMEQLTEENHKLTTHVELLQKQGITISMKMQKDMEKQAVMVKEREREWEERVRQREKERIKGKEAWAEEREKEQMEWETRVKELEDRMKERKEQEHREREWVKEREAREKELEDRMKERKEQEHKEREWVKEREAREKELEDRMKERKEQEYRERKWAKGREARERELEDRMKERKEQEHKEREWVKEREEREKELEDRMKERKEQEHKEREWVKEREAREKELEDKVKERKEQENKEREWLKEREVREKELDGKMKERKEQDHMEREWVKGKEPREKELEDRMKERKEQENKEREWSKEREAREKEFEDRIKERKEQANKEKEWVKEREVMEKDLEDRMKERKEQEHKEREWEKERREWEDREKERSTGRAERERERRDWQKQYEEREKEWVREGERREMEKAREGTSNTREWQERRVEEVAETSSGHGGMAHQLERFKVQKEHDSGSYAMFKLEKQLAECEAALVQEKSEKDRIVEQIQKKLEKKLAECEAALVQEKSASSEKDRAVERVQKKLEKQLAECEAALVQEKSVSSEKDRVVEQVQKKLEKQLAECEAALVQEKSASSEKDRVVERVQKKLEKQRAEYEAALDQEKSVSSDKDCVIEQVQKKLEKRLAECEAALVQEKSEKDRTVKQIQKKLEKQLAECEAALVQEKNASSEKERTVEKVQKKLEKRLAECEAALVQEKSVSSEKDSTIEQVQKKVATLEAELSDAKLQYKNVSEELQKMQGEDSKAQQVRQELQGRVEELQHLPKTLKKTELRLLACQEKLQTSERKCSEQAEDITKLQFELQAQVNLVRSAVELRESADKTRSQVQEQVDRLQNTLEQLRQEKLDLERRLETQEQTLRHSSQLLEQRSTQCSELERQLEQRTFECKMLNQQLTQNSTDFLDFKEEVKNVKEQVLSKNEALQSTVNELRLLRQSKMKAEKHYEARVKELQLNLDQCESHKKSMQNYVDFLKNSYLMIFEDPISTFWSSAFVN from the exons ATGGGTCCCGAGAATGAACGGCAGAGTCAACCTCCTGGCTGCAGTTCCTCAGCCAGGCTGGGTGTGACACTGACTTGTGCAGACTTCGAAGGCTCTCGTGAAGCCTCAAAGACCATCTGGACGAACACTGGTCTCAACAGAACGCCACAGGTTGAGGTCCACTG TCCGTGTAAGGCAGGGGacaacaacaaagggtttgGATCATTCGTGAAGAGACTAATGGATGCCGAAGCTGCCATCGTCTCTGCAGCCGCACAGCTCCTGTCATTCAAAGACATTCTGAAG GATGCTCCGTCGTCTGCAGTCAACCGGCAGCACACGGTAAAGCACAGAAAACTCTTGCTCCAAAAAATGGAGGACTTTCGTCAAATTAACCAGGCTGTGCGCCAAAGACTGAACCAGCttctggatgaggag ACTGATCGCCTTGATGCGAGCACTAAGATTGATGGTTTGCTGAATAAGATCCTCCAGATTGAACGTGAaaatcag CTTTTAAAAGGTGACCTTGGTGTAACACAAAGAAGAGCGGAAGAGCTGATGTATCTGCAGCAAAAAGAACAG GAGAACATCAAGAGTGCTCTTAACATAGCTAAGTCTGCAGAAGGCACTCGCGCCCGTATACAGGGGCAGCTACGCAACAAGGAGGCGGAAAACAATCGATTGACTGTGCAAGTGCGG ACACTTGAGCGAACCCTAACTCAACACAAGGCAGAGCTAGATGACCTTAAAGCATCCATGGCGGCTCTGATAGAACAGACCTCGCAGGAGAAGGAGGCCCTCAAGAAGGCCTCACGTGTGCACAAGCAGAAAGCTGAGCGATTCGAGGCCACCCTTGAGAAAAGCTTGACTCAGCTGCAGGATAAG GACGCACAGCTGTCATATCTCCAAGTAAAGATAGACACGTGGAAGCGGGAGATGGAGCAACTGACTGAGGAGAACCACAAACTAACTACTCACGTGGAGTTACTGCAAAA GCAAGGAATCACCATCTCGATGAAGATGCAGAAGGACATGGAGAAGCAGGCGGTAATGGTgaaggagcgagagagagaatggGAGGAGAGGGTCAGGCAAAGGGAGAAAGAGAGGATCAAGGGAAAGGAGGCCTGGGCGGAGGAGAGGGAGAAGGAACAGATGGAATGGGAGACGAGGGTGAAGGAACTGGAGGACAGGATGAAGGAAAGGAAGGAGCAGGAGCACAGGGAGAGGGAATGGGTGAAGGAAAGGGAGGCGAGAGAGAAGGAATTGGAGGACAGGATGAAGGAAAGGAAGGAGCAGGAGCACAAGGAGAGGGAATGGGTGAAGGAAAGGGAGGCGAGAGAGAAGGAATTGGAGGACAGAATGAAGGAAAGGAAGGAGCAGGAGTACAGGGAGAGGAAATGGGCGAAGGGAAGGGAGGCAAGGGAGAGGGAATTGGAGGACAGAATGAAGGAAAGGAAGGAGCAGGAGCACAAGGAGAGGGAATGGGTGAAGGAACGGGAGGAGAGGGAGAAGGAATTGGAGGACAGGATGAAGGAAAGGAAGGAGCAGGAGCACAAGGAGAGGGAATGGGTGAAGGAACGGGAGGCGAGGGAGAAGGAATTGGAGGACAAGgtgaaggaaaggaaggaacAGGAGAACAAGGAGAGGGAATGGTTGAAGGAAAGGGAGGTGAGGGAGAAGGAATTAGATGGCAAAatgaaggaaaggaaggaacAGGATCACATGGAGAGGGAATGGGTGAAGGGAAAGGAGCCGAGGGAGAAGGAATTAGAGGACAGGatgaaggaaaggaaggaacAGGAGAACAAGGAGAGGGAATGGTCGAAGGAAAGGGAGGCAAGGGAGAAAGAATTTGAGGACAGGATTAAGGAAAGGAAGGAGCAGGCGAACAAGGAGAAGGAATGGGTAAAGGAAAGGGAGGTGATGGAAAAGGACTTGGAGGACAGGATGAAGGAAAGGAAGGAGCAGGAGCACAAGGAGAGAGAATGGGAGAAGGAAAGGAGGGAGTGGGAAGACAGAGAGAAGGAACGATCGACGGGAAGGGCAgaaagggagagggagaggagagATTGGCAGAAGCAATATGAGGAGAGGGAGAAGGAATGGGTGAGAGAGGGGGAAAGGAGGGAAATGGAGAAGGCGAGAGAGGGCACCTCCAACACGCGGGAGTGGCAAGAAAGGAGAGTGGAGGAAGTGGCGGAGACTTCCTCGGGACATGGCGGTATGGCGCATCAGCTTGAAAGATTCAAAGTGCAAAAGGAGCACGACAGCGGCAGTTATGCTATGTTCAAG TTGGAGAAGCAGCTCGCTGAATGTGAGGCAGCCCTGGTCCAAGAGAAGAGTGAGAAGGACCGCATCGTTGAACAGATTCAAAAGAAG TTGGAGAAGAAGCTTGCTGAATGCGAGGCAGCCCTGGTCCAAGAGAAGAGTGCGTCAAGTGAGAAGGACCGCGCCGTTGAACGGGTTCAAAAGAAG TTGGAGAAGCAGCTTGCTGAATGTGAGGCAGCCCTGGTCCAAGAGAAGAGTGTATCGAGTGAGAAGGACCGCGTCGTTGAACAGGTTCAAAAGAAG TTGGAGAAGCAACTGGCTGAATGTGAGGCAGCTCTGGTCCAAGAGAAGAGTGCGTCAAGTGAGAAGGACCGCGTCGTTGAACGGGTTCAAAAGAAG TTGGAGAAGCAGCGTGCTGAATATGAAGCAGCCCTGGACCAAGAGAAGAGTGTGTCGAGTGACAAGGACTGTGTCATTGAACAGGTTCAAAAGAAG TTGGAGAAGCGGCTTGCTGAATGTGAGGCAGCCCTGGTCCAAGAGAAGAGTGAGAAGGACCGCACCGTTAAACAGATTCAAAAGAAG TTGGAGAAGCAACTGGCTGAATGTGAGGCAGCTCTGGTCCAAGAGAAGAATGCGTCGAGTGAGAAGGAACGCACCGTTGAAAAGGTTCAAAAGAAG TTGGAGAAGCGGCTTGCTGAATGTGAGGCAGCCCTGGTCCAAGAGAAGAGTGTGTCAAGTGAGAAGGACAGCACCATTGAACAGGTTCAAAAGAAG GTTGCAACGCTGGAAGCAGAGTTGAGCGATGCGAAACTCCAATATAAAAATGTGTCAGAGGAGCTTCAGAAAATGCAAGGAGAAGACTCAAAAGCTCAACAG GTGAGGCAGGAGCTGCAGGGCCGCGTCGAAGAGCTGCAGCATTTGCCTAAAACGCTGAAAAAGACCGAGCTGAGGCTGCTCGCTTGCCAGGAGAAGCTACAAACCTCAGAGAGGAAGTGCTCAGAACAGGCGGAGGACATTACGAAGCTGCAGTTTGAG CTGCAGGCTCAAGTGAATTTGGTGAGATCGGCCGTGGAGCTGAGAGAGTCCGCTGACAAGACCCGTTCGCAAGTGCAAGAACAAGTagacaggctgcaaaa TACGCTGGAGCAGCTGCGCCAAGAGAAACTGGACTTGGAACGTAGGCTGGAGACCCAAGAGCAAACTCTTCGCCACAGCAGCCAGCTACTTGAGCAACGCTCTACGCAGTGCTCGGAGCTCGAACGCCAGCTAGAGCAACGGACGTTCGAATGCAAAATGCTCAACCAGCAGCTGACTCAAAACTCAACAGACTTTTTGGATTTCAAAGAAGAG gtgaaaaatgtcaaagagcAAGTTCTGTCTAAAAACGAGGCCCTTCAGAGCACTGTGAACGAACTGAGGCTTCTCCGTCAGAGCAAGATGAAG GCGGAGAAGCATTATGAGGCGCGTGTGAAAGAGCTGCAGCTCAACCTTGACCAGTGCGAAAGCCACAAGAAGAGCATGCAGAACTACGTGGACTTTCTCAAAAACTCTTACCTGATGATATTTGAAGATCCAATATCCACTTTTTGGTCTTCAGCGTTTGTGAACTGA